In the genome of Leishmania braziliensis MHOM/BR/75/M2904 contig, possible fusion of chromosomes 20 and 34, one region contains:
- a CDS encoding putative 20s proteasome beta 7 subunit, which produces MASGGSIVAIKYNGGVLMAADTLLSYGSLAKWPNIPRIKLLGGHSAVCATGSYADFQMVAKRVEDNIERQKMYHNVDEMHPNEVFSYLHRSIYQKRCDFEPCLCQMVLIGARDGKTFLAAVDDVGTRWEDDCIATGYGGHIALPLLRQALEKNPGGLSRAEAMQILTDCLRVLFYRECRAINKFQMADATGDGVHISEPFEVETNWAYEGYHFEKTAIIR; this is translated from the coding sequence ATGGCGTCTGGTGGATCGATTGTCGCCATCAAGTACAACGGCGGTGTACTGATGGCGGCGGATACGCTGCTATCCTACGGGTCTCTCGCCAAGTGGCCCAACATCCCGCGCATCAAGCTGCTCGGCGGCCACTCCGCCGTGTGCGCCACGGGCAGCTACGCCGACTTCCAGATGGTGGCGAAGCGGGTGGAGGACAACATTGAGCGCCAGAAGATGTACCACAACGTCGACGAGATGCACCCAAACGAGGTGTTCAGCTACCTGCACCGCTCCATCTACCAGAAGCGCTGCGACTTCGAGCCGTGTCTGTGCCAGATGGTTCTCATTGGCGCCCGCGACGGCAAGACGTTTCTGGCGGCTGTAGACGACGTCGGCACGCGCTGGGAGGACGACTGCATCGCGACCGGCTACGGTGGCCACATcgcactgccactgctgcgccaggcgctggagaagaacCCGGGCGGCCTCTCGCGTGCAGAGGCGATGCAGATCCTCACCGACTGCCTGCGTGTGCTCTTCTACCGCGAGTGTCGCGCCATCAACAAGTTCCAGATGGCCGACGCCACCGGCGACGGGGTGCACATCAGCGAGCCCTTCGAGGTGGAGACGAACTGGGCGTACGAGGGCTACCACTTTGAGAAGACGGCCATTATTCGCTGA
- the TOR2 gene encoding putative target of rapamycin (TOR) kinase 2, giving the protein MSSVDSERLAASIRALASSRDERIAFVTEGVKQAKELQGKSVQEYEMVVSSLLMCLESFEVVHGTSVDVFCELTVLDILLSLDLSVIQLSQCNSYLRLCLMAVNEIPVAVAAAKTFAQTLSYSMTTDFVRTQIGETLEWIALSDAKSQPRRICSILVLTEVALRIPMVILPRLSEVFDRVWDCLAEHDEEVRSRALSLFTLCAKLLVNRPATIRAETCDTLMSHLKANLVSKSKDKRIAGLLAFEPIVINSIGTSSVRYEDLSALLAPYIMGDGANVNADISGLLCRCLVVLCRFSAPQFVTKQLKDTVRFALDSINRNTGRNTAFDMLSEIIPIVGKAEFAPFVEDTCEVIKNIFVQSPSPCWKALQCFCIICRDCRPSKMETYVDSCIESVFGWGLSAELIECMRTIIESSGAQYRAKLEESLLDMISVTLCGLPFRQQINAPRVSGSSADVGASEYQISVALNALKQFGFSNSELMGDFLRVSVLPFIDNSSVAVRNAAIYTIVKLLIPPGEKGDLSIARRMCVNTIITRMLVVGLSDPNPVVRHTILSAFTENFYPYLSEQQYLFRFYSALGDESINCRVAATEQLCQMIRYDPSHILPALREEMVVILNFITSTFNMDTVQNGFRLLAAIATRAPQIVVNFTDGICEALLPYFSTLSARSGILLSFLHCCTAVAAAIRKFGSTLLSSQREVALVCELLESLPTDRSYHVIRLACLRFLSATLAPLMEGTSPYVLYPRLFQQLCTVLHKTEESIDIRLEALRCIGVIGALDSHVFQSVNLSEEKADGVSAVVVDRVTHVKCCRIVLRSVAALLDPESKRSAGAREGLLRTGVQTMLNIFEHVPCSKSEISLVIGPLARVIRQLPGGRLFATVLFEFCNIIRYAGVMVLNDASEIYSVFDSVWEFQVNYRFLAVRMLSFVANFEGSGNRHYGQQHSRILPQLFDTLNRTELRPDLKYAVLEYIVRHIDALQPCTEAVVDNLLGAIQNPENPLDFVNHCVVALKEVCLKLYVDELVGAIVRCLLTCLSVDLARKTRGRDSVALCNNIMGVFCVLIEEMQGDFLKHSTYIIQALKNYRITNTEFGVMNNRVATGLRCARSPASIQHQNAEVAALLKTCESVVMKSMSRVGEVWSYANLNDDNANSVLAEDRTMPINEQRLINPMKVVPLTKEEWVKWADQFAITLLQESPFQVFRCTAVPIGINAAPLVEKSTQFVQDTLQIAFRSMWNYASSALQAAITDFFRQSFRQAMMSTAVPGEVVTTLLGIVEYMDHVGEALFISYNDLSECAWNRGMLAKALFWREAAYRDDPVGTVESLISLYSELHMVDSSVGILNMASEEQRRSLLQTSLVKLARYTEALKLTQKELDLDAASTEAKSSENVSKGYGYKNGNRDWSRMLHYTTNSDPTTSFSRTEESGHDHRVEVNARLMLCLSELGEYDKVLKQWGIMVDNYKDRVAESDEMHIFFFVSQYAADASIRLQSWDTLEYILNWLPPDMVLYHVSKAALQVVRGNYDDALVSVTNGRKVLLEGLTSLLHESYARAYEGLVVAQQLTEVEEVIVAKQTQKALNSTAHIPHLCHLWEQRIRTMNATVPTWKQVLGTRGLLISPHEDVKTRLQFTKLCRQENARQLEKFTLAELLGFANPTLEQLTSRNANPRVVMQYISFLSDTNALGPDSAFGTESDLIKKMIDVHTKAENSTVLARAYTRLGSKVGLIESVECFKTATLYDPQWFLAWSKWAEANAQLLHTDKGDRTCRNAIEGFIRSIQLGTSDSTLIQDVLKLLTLWSNHCDCDHNLKELRERVFDVPSRVWHLVVPQLVARLDIGSDDSCRLVADVLTNVGYDYPHTLVYPLNLCTMSDSERRKRYSNEVLSKLQERYPVIVLQGRLMIDELIRVSALIYEQWYDKLEEAATAFFGRRSKEEMVRTLLPINETLTKVPETVVESEFLSRYSKRLTEAWEWLRSYSSTRNTGDVQSAWKLYHSVYGDIDKQIKASDTLQLQFCSPKLFEARNLSIGIPDARPVREESVAKVHCFQKDLIVITSKQRPKRIGIITDGGKSQKFLLKGREDLRLDERVMQLFSLVNILMQSDSRTSKNLGFQIQRYSVTPLKDNVGIIGWVDGCDTLHEVVKHFRERKLIPVELEMRMLNQIITFDNTKAYDYLTIMSKVEVVEFLSDHTSGQDIRKSMWNTSPNCEVWYDRRRMYTTSLANMSIVGYILGLGDRHPNNIMLQRASGLVVHIDFGDCFEVAMTRDKFPEKVPFRLTRMLRSALDVSGVDGAFRACSETVMCVLREGSHSVLALLEAFIQDPLISWRLINRQGQEPQSSNDHKTIEQQVNIANMNKATSTAEEESICESIEQRNTGSFSIAKHLFGEEVDVVHQGVFLFNRLSSKLKGQDFIAAGTEPLDPRTQVGQLIDEATDVINVAQSWSGWYPFW; this is encoded by the coding sequence ATGTCGTCCGTTGACTCGGAGAGACTGGCGGCCTCCATCCGCGCACTCGCCAGCAGCCGCGACGAGCGCATCGCCTTCGTGACAGAGGGGGTGAAGCAGGCGAAGGAGTTGCAGGGCAAAAGTGTGCAGGAGTATGAAATGGTCGTTTCCTCACTGCTGATGTGCCTGGAGAGCTTTGAGGTGGTGCACGGCACGTCGGTTGATGTGTTTTGCGAACTCACTGTGCTTGACATTCTGCTGAGCCTAGACCTATCCGTCATCCAGCTGTCGCAGTGCAACAGCTACTTGCGCCTTTGTCTCATGGCGGTGAATGAGATTCccgtcgctgttgcagccGCCAAGACGTTCGCGCAGACGCTCAGCTACAGCATGACAACAGACTTTGTGCGGACTCAAATCGGAGAGACGCTCGAGTGGATTGCGCTGTCCGACGCCAAGTCACAGCCTCGTCGTATTTGTAGCATTTTGGTGCTCACGGAGGTGGCGTTGCGCATACCAATGGTGATTCTGCCGCGCCTCTCTGAGGTGTTTGACAGGGTTTGGGATTGCCTGGCGGAGCACGATGAGGAGGTCCGCTCGCGTGCTTTGAGTCTCTTCACGCTATGCGCAAAGCTGTTGGTCAACCGCCCCGCCACTATCCGTGCTGAAACCTGCGACACATTGATGTCACACCTGAAAGCCAACCTCGTCTCAAAATCGAAGGACAAACGCATTGCCGGTCTTCTTGCATTCGAGCCTATCGTGATCAACTCGAtcggcaccagcagcgttCGTTACGAAGATCTCTCCGCCCTTCTAGCCCCGTACATCATGGGAGACGGAGCGAACGTCAACGCCGACATTAGCGGGCTCCTGTGCCGCTGTCTGGTGGTGCTCTGCCGCTTCAGCGCACCACAGTTTGTCACCAAACAGCTCAAGGACACCGTGCGCTTTGCGCTGGACTCCATCAACCGCAACACAGGGCGGAACACCGCCTTCGACATGCTCTCAGAGATCATCCCGATTGTAGGCAAGGCAGAGTTTGCGCCGTTTGTGGAGGACACGTGTGAAGTTATCAAGAACATTTTCGTGCAATCCCCGAGCCCGTGCTGgaaggcgctgcagtgcTTCTGTATAATTTGCAGAGATTGCAGGCCGTCCAAGATGGAGACGTATGTAGACTCGTGCATCGAAAGCGTCTTTGGGTGGGGACTTTCCGCGGAGCTGATCGAGTGCATGCGCACTATCATCGAGTCATCTGGCGCCCAGTACCGCGCAAAACTGGAAGAGTCACTGCTGGACATGATTTCCGTCACACTATGCGGTCTGCCATTTCGGCAGCAGATCAACGCACCGCGCGTTAGTGGGAGCTCTGCGGATGTTGGCGCCTCCGAGTATCAGATCTCTGTCGCCCTCAACGCCCTCAAACAGTTCGGTTTCTCCAACTCGGAGCTCATGGGTGACTTTCTGCGAGTCTCGGTGCTGCCTTTCATcgacaacagcagcgtcgctgtgCGTAACGCGGCCATCTATACCATTGTAAAGCTCCTCATTCCCCCTGGTGAGAAAGGCGACCTCAGCATCGCGCGGCGCATGTGCGTAAACACCATCATTACGCGCATGCTGGTTGTCGGGTTGTCGGACCCCAACCCCGTGGTGCGTCATACCATTCTAAGTGCTTTTACAGAGAACTTTTATCCATACCTTAGTGAGCAGCAGTATCTCTTTCGTTTCTACTCGGCCCTGGGTGACGAGTCAATCAACTGTCGCGTGGCGGCGACAGAGCAGCTGTGCCAGATGATCCGCTACGACCCATCTCACATTCTACCTGCGCTACGTGAGGAAATGGTCGTGATTCTGAACTTCATCACGTCTACCTTCAATATGGACACCGTCCAAAACGgcttccgcctcctcgccgcaaTCGCAACGCGCGCGCCGCAGATCGTGGTGAACTTCACGGACGGGATTTGCGAGGCGCTCCTGCCGTACTTTAGCACTCTTTCTGCCCGTTCCGGCATTCTCTTGTCGTTCCTGCACTGTTGCACagccgtcgcggcggcgatCAGGAAGTTTGGCAgcacccttctctcctcccaaCGGGAGGTTGCCCTCGTGTGCGAGCTGCTGGAAAGCTTGCCGACTGACCGGTCTTACCACGTCATCCGACTTGCTtgcctccgcttcctctcGGCAACCCTGGCGCCGCTCATGGAAGGCACCTCGCCGTACGTGCTGTACCCTCGGCTTTTCCAGCAACTCTGCACGGTGCTGCACAAAACAGAAGAGAGCATTGACATTCGTCTTGAAGCGCTGCGGTGCATTGGAGTCATCGGTGCGCTGGACTCACACGTGTTCCAGTCCGTCAATCTCagcgaggagaaggcggaTGGGGTGAGCGCCGTTGTGGTGGACCGTGTGACCCACGTGAAGTGCTGCCGTATTGTACTCCGCtccgtggcagcgctgctggaccCCGAGAGTAAGCGCTCCGCCGGAGCGCGGGAAGGACTGCTGCGCACCGGTGTGCAGACGATGCTGAACATTTTTGAGCACGTGCCGTGCTCCAAGAGTGAAATTAGTCTGGTGATTGGGCCCCTGGCCCGCGTCATCCGTCAGCTGCCTGGCGGCCGCCTCTTTGCCACCGTGCTCTTCGAGTTCTGCAACATCATCCGCTACGCCGGTGTGATGGTACTCAACGACGCGAGTGAGATTTACAGCGTCTTTGACAGCGTCTGGGAGTTTCAGGTAAACTACCGGTTTCTGGCCGTGCGCATGCTCTCGTTTGTCGCCAACTTCGAGGGCTCCGGCAATCGGCACTATGGCCAGCAGCATTCACGCATCCTGCCTCAACTCTTCGATACGCTTAACCGTACTGAACTGCGCCCCGACCTCAAGTACGCCGTGCTTGAATACATTGTGCGCCACATCGACGCACTGCAACCGTGcacggaggcggtggtggataACCTCCTCGGCGCCATCCAGAACCCAGAGAATCCGCTCGACTTTGTGAACCACTGCGTTGTGGCTCTTAAGGAGGTCTGCCTCAAACTGTATGTGGATGAGCTTGTCGGCGCCATCGTACGCTGCCTGCTGACATGCCTCTCCGTCGACCTCGCGCGCAAGACACGTGGACGTGACAGCGTTGCGCTTTGTAACAACATCATGGGCGTATTTTGCGTTTTGATCGAGGAGATGCAGGGCGATTTCCTCAAGCACTCGACCTACATCATTCAAGCTTTGAAGAATTACCGCATCACCAACACTGAGTTTGGAGTAATGAACAACCGCGTCGCCACCGGTCTCCGCTGTGCACGCAGCCCAGCCTCGATCCAGCACCAAAACGCggaggtggcagcgctgctgaagacgTGTGAATCCGTCGTGATGAAGAGCATGTCTCGCGTGGGCGAGGTCTGGAGCTACGCGAACCTCAACGACGACAACGCCAATTCCGTGCTGGCAGAGGACCGTACCATGCCCATCAACGAGCAGCGCCTCATCAACCCCATGAAGGTTGTGCCCCTCACAAAGGAAGAGTGGGTCAAGTGGGCAGACCAGTTCGccatcacgctgctgcaAGAGTCCCCGTTTCAGGTCTTCCGCTGCACGGCAGTACCTATCGGCATCAACGCAGCTCCGCTAGTGGAGAAATCGACGCAGTTTGTTCAAGACACGCTGCAGATCGCTTTCCGCTCCATGTGGAATTACGCAAGCTCGGCACTGCAAGCCGCTATCACGGACTTTTTCCGGCAGTCGTTTCGTCAAGCGATGATGTCGACTGCTGTCCCGGGCGAAGTGGTGACGACGCTGCTTGGTATTGTGGAGTACATGGACCACGTTGGGGAAGCCTTGTTCATCTCGTACAATGACCTTTCCGAGTGCGCGTGGAACCGTGGGATGTTGGCCAAGGCACTTTTCTGGCGCGAGGCTGCCTACCGCGACGATCCCGTCGGCACTGTAGAGTCGCTCATCTCCCTCTACAGTGAACTGCACATGGTGGACTCCTCAGTTGGCATCTTGAACATGGCgagcgaggagcagcgacgcagccTGCTCCAGACGAGTCTGGTGAAGCTCGCTCGCTACACGGAGGCTCTCAAGCTGACGCAGAAGGAGCTAGACCTGGACGCTGCCTCGACGGAAGCGAAAAGCTCGGAGAACGTCTCCAAGGGCTACGGATACAAAAATGGCAACCGCGACTGGTCTCGCATGCTGCACTACACCACCAACAGCGACCCCACAACATCGTTCTCAAGGACGGAGGAAAGCGGCCACGACCACCGCGTTGAGGTCAACGCGCGACTGATGTTGTGCCTGAGCGAGCTTGGCGAGTACGACAAGGTGCTGAAGCAGTGGGGTATCATGGTCGACAACTATAAGGACCGCGTGGCAGAGTCAGACGAGATGCACATATTTTTCTTTGTCTCGCAGTACGCCGCAGATGCATCGATCCGGTTGCAGTCGTGGGACACGCTCGAGTACATCCTGAACTGGTTACCGCCTGACATGGTTCTCTACCACGTGTCGAAGGCAGCATTACAAGTGGTGCGCGGCAACTACGACGACGCGCTCGTCTCCGTGACGAACGGACGCAAGGTTCTGCTGGAGGGGCTGACAAGCCTGCTGCACGAGTCGTATGCGCGCGCCTACGAGgggctggtggtggcgcagcagctgacagaggtggaagaggtcATCGTTGCGAAGCAGACGCAGAAGGCGCTCAACTCCACCGCACACATACCGCATCTCTGCCACCTCTGGGAGCAGCGAATTCGAACGATGAATGCGACAGTGCCGACATGGAAGCAGGTGCTGGGAACCAGAGGGCTTCTCATCTCCCCTCATGAGGACGTGAAGACGCGCCTCCAGTTCACCAAGCTCTGTCGGCAGGAGAACGCCCGACAACTGGAGAAGTTCACGCTGGCCGAGCTCCTCGGCTTCGCAAACCCAACCCTGGAACAACTCACGAGCCGCAATGCGAACCCGCGCGTGGTGATGCAGTACATCTCATTCCTCTCCGACACCAACGCACTTGGCCCCGACAGCGCCTTTGGCACCGAGAGTGACCTCATCAAGAAGATGATTGACGTGCACACCAAGGCGGAGAACTCAACTGTGTTGGCGCGGGCCTACACGCGCCTCGGCAGCAAGGTCGGCCTTATCGAGTCCGTGGAGTGTTTCAAGACTGCCACCCTGTACGATCCACAGTGGTTTCTGGCGTGGAGTAAGTGGGCTGAGGCGAACGCGCAGTTGCTCCACACGGACAAGGGCGATAGAACGTGCCGCAACGCTATCGAAGGGTTTATCCGCAGCATTCAGCTTGGGACGTCCGATTCGACGCTCATCCAAGACGTGCTGAAGCTCCTAACGCTCTGGTCGAACCACTGCGACTGTGACCACAACttgaaggagctgcgcgagcgcgtCTTTGATGTGCCGTCGCGCGTGTGGCATCTTGTGGTACCGCAGCTGGTCGCCCGGCTCGACATCGGCTCCGACGATAGCTGCCGGCTTGTGGCGGATGTCCTGACCAACGTGGGCTACGACTACCCGCACACCTTGGTGTACCCGCTGAATCTGTGCACCATGTCGGACTCGGAGCGACGTAAGAGGTACTCAAATGAGGTGCTGAGTAAGCTGCAGGAGCGATATCCGGTGATTGTGCTGCAAGGCCGTCTCATGATCGACGAACTCATCCGTGTTTCAGCCCTCATCTACGAGCAGTGGTACGACAAGCTGGAGGAAGCGGCGACTGCCTTCTTTGGCCGCCGCAGTAAGGAGGAAATGGTGCGCACGCTACTTCCGATTAATGAGACTTTGACGAAGGTGCCAGAGACGGTGGTGGAGTCTGAGTTTTTGTCCAGGTACAGCAAGCGGCTGACCGAGGCGTGGGAGTGGCTGCGGTCGTACTCGTCAACGCGTAACACTGGCGACGTTCAATCGGCATGGAAGCTGTACCACAGCGTGTACGGCGATATTGACAAACAAATCAAAGCGAGCGACACGCTACAGCTCCAGTTCTGCAGCCCAAAGCTGTTTGAAGCACGTAACCTCTCCATCGGGATCCCCGACGCGCGGCCAGTCCGCGAGGAGTCAGTAGCGAAGGTTCATTGCTTTCAGAAGGACCTCATTGTCATTACAAGTAAGCAGCGGCCGAAGCGGATCGGTATCATCACGGACGGGGGAAAGTCGCAGAAGTTCCTCCTCAAAGGGCGCGAGGATCTTCGCTTGGACGAGCGCGTCATGCAGCTCTTCTCGCTAGTCAACATCCTCATGCAATCTGACTCGAGGACGAGCAAGAACTTAGGCTTCCAGATCCAGCGCTACTCCGTTACGCCGTTGAAGGACAACGTCGGCATCATTGGCTGGGTCGACGGATGCGACACATTGCACGAGGTCGTGAAGCACTTTCGCGAGCGCAAATTGATCCCGGTGGAACTGGAGATGCGCATGCTGAACCAGATCATCACCTTTGACAACACCAAGGCGTACGACTACCTGACCATCATGTCGAAGGTAGAGGTCGTGGAGTTCCTCTCCGATCACACCTCCGGGCAGGATATTCGCAAGTCCATGTGGAACACGTCGCCGAACTGCGAGGTCTGGTACGATCGCCGCCGCATGTACACAACGTCCTTGGCAAACATGAGCATCGTGGGCTACATCCTCGGTCTCGGTGACCGTCATCCGAACAACATTatgctgcagcgcgcatCGGGATTGGTGGTGCACATAGACTTTGGTGACTGCTTTGAGGTGGCCATGACGCGCGACAAGTTCCCCGAGAAGGTACCTTTTCGATTGACGCgcatgctgcgcagcgcgcTCGACGTGTCGGGCGTCGACGGGGCGTTTCGGGCATGCTCGGAGACTGTGatgtgcgtgctgcgcgaagGCAGTCACAGTGTGCTGGCTCTCCTCGAGGCATTCATTCAAGACCCGCTCATCTCGTGGCGCCTCATCAACAGACAGGGACAGGAGCCTCAGTCATCGAACGACCACAAGACCATCGAGCAGCAGGTGAATATTGCCAACATGAACAAAGCCACGTCGACGGCGGAAGAAGAGTCCATCTGTGAGTCAATCGAACAACGCAATACCGGCTCCTTTAGCATCGCAAAGCACTTGtttggggaggaggtggatgTCGTGCATCAAGGTGTGTTCCTCTTCAACCGCCTCAGCTCCAAGCTCAAAGGGCAGGATTTCATCGCGGCCGGCACGGAACCACTCGACCCGCGTACGCAGGTAGGGCAGCTTATCGACGAAGCCACAGACGTCATCAACGTGGCTCAGTCGTGGTCGGGATGGTACCCGTTCTGGTag
- a CDS encoding cell differentiation protein-like protein, with protein sequence MDAPAAYAPWEEESEDVAKFGYRQQRFPQAGYSRFPVTQAPQRPPQQLQPPQQQAVLPQQVARLEPSQYPDAVREMLMHIQSLYPQDTRERAILTLSKKREKFTLLGPTLWYSVGVMAIFLQEIVSMYPLLNTPSSAPVKPIINRVSSVLTLLQVIAQHDASRRPFMESNICLFLYPFLRATPSERSEVLRLTSLGVIGALVKADDPAITSYLLNTEIFPICLKIMEQAIEISKIISTFIIQKLLISDQGLAYACQNPSRFTAVADVLHRMVAEKGTQNEHVCGPRLLKHIIRCYLRLSENERAREALPKILPEELRNNTFQEYLDEDINMRKWLLQLLVNIGDEGARRINETAKHTQ encoded by the coding sequence ATGGACGCGCCCGCTGCCTACGCTCCgtgggaggaagagagtgaaGACGTTGCCAAGTTTGGctaccggcagcagcgattTCCACAGGCAGGGTATAGTCGCTTTCCCGTAACCCAAGCCCCGCAGCGTCCACCCCAGCAActgcagccaccgcagcagcaggcggtgctgccgcagcaggtcGCGCGTCTAGAGCCTAGTCAGTATCCTGATGCAGTGCGCGAGATGCTGATGCACATTCAAAGCTTGTACCCCCAAGACACCCGTGAACGGGCCATCTTGACCTTGTCCAAGAAGCGTGAGAAGTTCACATTGCTCGGCCCTACTCTGTGGTACAGCGTCGGTGTCATGGCGATCTTCCTGCAGGAGATCGTATCCATGTACCCCCTCCTCAACACACCTTCGTCGGCGCCGGTGAAACCGATTATCAACCGCGTTAGCAGCGTTCTTACCCTACTGCAGGTGATTGCCCAGCACGACGCATCGCGGCGACCCTTTATGGAGTCAAATATTTGCCTCTTCCTGTACCCATTTCTGCGCGCCACCCCATCGGAGAGGTCTGAAGTGCTGCGCCTGACTTCACTGGGCGTCATTGGCGCACTGGTCAAGGCGGACGACCCGGCGATTACGTCCTACCTCCTCAACACAGAGATCTTCCCGATTTGCCTGAAGATCATGGAGCAAGCGATCGAGATTTCGAAGATCATCTCTACCTTTATCATTCAGAAGCTTCTGATCTCGGATCAAGGCCTGGCGTATGCCTGCCAGAACCCCAGCCGCTtcaccgccgtcgcagaTGTTCTGCACCGTATGGTAGCAGAGAAGGGAACGCAGAATGAGCACGTGTGCGGGCCACGTTTGCTGAAACACATCATCCGCTGTTacctccgcctctctgaAAACGAACGTGCACGTGAGGCGCTACCCAAGATTCTCccagaggagctgcgcaacaACACCTTCCAGGAGTATCTGGACGAGGACATCAACATGAGGAAGTggctcctccagctcctcgtcAACATCGGAGATGAGGGGGCGCGTCGCATTAACGAAACCGCAAAGCACACACAGTAA
- a CDS encoding RNA-binding protein-like protein: MEPDGVKTGGYRPLLRVDIDSAGNAKGESTNITGGSSHKAITPHVSTNIFVAGIPSSWDDDALRERYKEFGEIVSTKVVKNRHFGFVMFRKADSAHAAINATHLTQPTPNSTTLLHVSIAMHDEGLDDQPNDRLFIRGLPQWATKEHLRQMFSPYGVITECAVLMNPLGQCKGSGFVQFSSQQEATAAIKARDSISMDNWPHQLEVKYSESAEVRQMRQERNRNRQRHWLPLPQYRGGNTPSSLPSPYLGFSPPLSLIPSQQVFPVMNTVPFPIVYPPTPPTTSAPTQIVYPQPIYQPMPPFYSPSALPVLAPIPLPQKGDLHFSGPPLTEELLRLLLQSYGEVEAIKKLDNDTGIAVRLRDVTKHSLVMQQLNGSLFPTGQLLAVGIYA; the protein is encoded by the coding sequence ATGGAGCCCGACGGCGTCAAAACAGGCGGCTATAGGCCGTTGTTACGGGTTGACATCGACTCAGCTGGCAACGCGAAGGGGGAGTCGACAAATATCACGGGGGGCAGCTCGCACAAAGCAATAACTCCTCATGTATCCACTAACATCTTCGTGGCCGGCATTCCATCCTCGTGGGACGATGACGCTCTACGAGAACGCTACAAGGAGTTTGGTGAGATTGTCTCGACAAAAGTAGTCAAGAACCGACATTTTGGATTTGTAATGTTTCGAAAAGCGGATTCTGCGCACGCCGCGATCAACGCCACACACCTGACACAGCCAACTCCCAATAGCACCACTCTCCTGCACGTTTCCATCGCCATGCACGACGAGGGACTTGATGACCAGCCGAACGACCGCCTTTTTATTCGCGGGCTGCCGCAGTGGGCGACAAAGGAACACCTTCGACAAATGTTCTCGCCGTACGGCGTCATCACAGAGTGTGCGGTTCTCATGAACCCTCTCGGGCAGTGCAAAGGGTCTGGCTTTGTCCAGTTTTCCTCACAACAAGAGGCCACTGCCGCCATCAAAGCGCGGGACTCCATTAGCATGGATAATTGGCCACACCAACTAGAGGTGAAGTACTCCGAGTCGGCCGAAGTGCGACAGATGCGGCAGGAACGCAACCGCAATCGCCAGCGCCACTGGCTCCCCTTGCCACAGTATCGTGGCGGCAACACCCCCagctccctcccctcaccaTACCTGGGCTTTTCGCCGCCGCTCTCCCTAATTCCGTCTCAGCAAGTGTTTCCAGTTATGAACACAGTTCCGTTCCCGATTGTGTATCCACCAACGCCACCCACCACGAGTGCCCCGACGCAGATCGTGTACCCCCAGCCAATCTATCAACCCATGCCTCCTTTCTACTCGCCTTCTGCACTGCCTGTCTTAGCACCTATTCCGCTTCCTCAAAAAGGTGACCTGCACTTTAGTGGCCCGCCGTTGacagaggagctgctgcgtctcctgctgcagtcctacggcgaggtggaggcaaTCAAAAAGCTGGATAACGACACCGGAATAGCGGTGCGCCTGCGAGATGTGACGAAGCACTCACTAGTGATGCAGCAGCTAAACGGCTCGCTGTTTCCAACCGGGCAGTTGTTGGCGGTCGGCATTTACGCGTAG